In Carya illinoinensis cultivar Pawnee chromosome 9, C.illinoinensisPawnee_v1, whole genome shotgun sequence, the following are encoded in one genomic region:
- the LOC122275536 gene encoding F-box/LRR-repeat MAX2 homolog A-like produces the protein MAALKHCHLYDLPDVILTIIFSLVIDTRTRNAMSLVSLKWYLLERSTRTYLTLRGNIRDLIFLPTCFQAVTNLDLSFLSPWGHPLLDESFPNPTLLAQLFGQAFPALISFTAYARYPITLNHLAPQWPNLRHAKLIRWHQRLPTAPLGSDFLPLLEHCHSLSSLDLSHFYCWTEDLPLALKAYPNTAASLSYLSILTHSSTEGYKAHELLAITAACPNLRQFLATCIFDHRFIGSTRDETLLSLASNCPHLSLLHLVDITSFSNAWAVNPDDEGYTYHDAIVSHATLVDLCAGLPLLEDLVLDVCHNVKDTRPALKLLNSKCPRLKSLTLGQFHWVCRGIFSRPDVIPLCSGLESLSIKNAADLTDRCLIAISHGCPRLAQFEVTGCKMITETGIRNLASNLRRTLIDVKISCCKHLNAVCTLRALDPIRGLIQRLHIDCVWKSVQRLEEEQPSALERVAMWKDTSSFNKECKKHSSLNLYHILSHGSGSGNSIGDIFPARTWAKLQSLSLWISVGEMLTPLTLVGLEDCPVLEEIQIRIEGDCRQQIRPSMHAFGLSSLECYPRLSKMNLDCGGAVGYALTAPAGYPDLNMWERFYLSGIGSLKLTELNYWPPQDTELNKRTLSLPGAGLLAQCPTLRKLFIHGAAAEHLMMFLLKVPTLRDVQLREDYYPAPENYTSLEMRVRWCCRFEDALNRRQIPD, from the coding sequence ATGGCCGCTCTAAAACATTGTCATTTGTATGACTTGCCAGATGTAATTCTCACCATCATATTCTCCCTAGTTATCGACACTCGTACACGCAATGCCATGTCCCTTGTGTCCCTCAAATGGTACCTGCTAGAGCGCTCCACCCGCACTTACCTCACTCTCCGCGGAAACATCCGCGACCTAATCTTCCTCCCCACTTGTTTTCAAGCTGTCACCAATCTTGACCTCTCTTTCCTCTCCCCTTGGGGCCATCCGCTCTTAGACGAGTCCTTCCCGAATCCAACACTTCTTGCTCAGCTTTTTGGTCAGGCCTTCCCTGCCCTGATTTCTTTTACTGCATACGCACGATACCCTATAACTCTCAATCATCTTGCTCCTCAGTGGCCTAATCTACGCCATGCTAAGCTCATCCGCTGGCATCAGCGTTTGCCTACTGCTCCTCTTGGCTCTGATTTCCTCCCACTGCTTGAGCATTGTCATTCACTTTCTTCCCTTGATCTCTCCCATTTCTATTGCTGGACAGAAGATCTCCCTCTAGCACTTAAAGCCTACCCTAATACTGCAGCTTCCCTCTCCTATCTCAGTATCCTTACCCATTCTTCTACCGAGGGATACAAAGCTCACGAACTTCTTGCCATTACAGCTGCCTGCCCAAATCTCCGCCAGTTTCTGGCAACATGTATATTTGACCACAGATTCATTGGTTCTACTCGGGATGAAACTTTGCTGTCTCTTGCTTCAAATTGTCCTCACCTCTCTCTTCTTCACCTTGTAGATATTACTTCCTTTTCAAATGCCTGGGCGGTCAACCCTGATGATGAGGGTTACACCTATCACGATGCTATAGTCAGCCATGCGACTCTTGTGGACCTTTGTGCTGGATTGCCATTGCTTGAAGACTTGGTTCTTGATGTTTGTCACAATGTTAAAGATACTAGGCCAGCATTGAAGTTGCTTAATTCCAAGTGCCCGCGGCTTAAGTCTTTGACTCTGGGACAGTTCCATTGGGTTTGCAGGGGAATATTTTCACGGCCAGATGTGATTCCACTATGCTCGGGGTTGGAGTCACTTTCAATCAAGAACGCCGCTGATTTAACTGATCGTTGCTTGATAGCTATCTCACATGGCTGCCCGAGACTCGCGCAGTTCGAGGTTACGGGTTGCAAAATGATCACAGAAACAGGGATCAGAAATTTGGCTTCGAACCTTCGGAGAACTTTAATTGATGTGAAGATCTCTTGCTGTAAGCATCTCAATGCTGTGTGCACATTACGTGCACTAGATCCAATTCGAGGCCTTATCCAGCGATTGCACATAGACTGTGTTTGGAAAAGCGTTCAGCGATTAGAAGAGGAGCAGCCTAGCGCTCTAGAGCGAGTAGCCATGTGGAAAGATACAAGCAGCTTCAATAAGGAATGCAAGAAACACTCAAGTTTGAACTTATATCACATTCTTAGCCACGGAAGTGGCAGTGGTAATAGTATTGGTGATATATTCCCTGCCAGGACTTGGGCAAAGTTGCAATCTCTTTCCCTTTGGATTTCTGTTGGGGAGATGCTGACTCCATTGACTTTGGTGGGGTTGGAGGATTGCCCGGTGCTCGAAGAAATACAAATTCGAATTGAAGGTGACTGCAGGCAGCAGATAAGGCCTTCCATGCACGCCTTTGGACTGAGCTCCCTTGAGTGTTATCCTCGGCTTTCAAAGATGAATCTGGATTGTGGAGGCGCTGTTGGGTATGCTCTTACTGCCCCTGCTGGGTATCCAGATTTGAATATGTGGGAGCGCTTTTATCTTAGTGGGATTGGGAGCTTGAAGCTCACTGAGCTTAATTATTGGCCCCCACAGGACACAGAGTTAAATAAGAGAACCCTCTCTCTTCCAGGAGCGGGATTGCTTGCACAATGTCCGACACTAAGAAAGCTTTTTATCCATGGGGCAGCCGCTGAACACTTGATGATGTTCCTTCTAAAAGTACCAACTCTCAGGGATGTACAGCTGAGAGAAGATTACTATCCTGCTCCAGAAAACTACACAAGCTTGGAGATGCGAGTGCGATGGTGCTGTCGATTTGAGGATGCCCTCAACAGGCGTCAGATCCCTGACTGA